The following nucleotide sequence is from Solanum dulcamara chromosome 7, daSolDulc1.2, whole genome shotgun sequence.
GAAATCTCGAGAGGAATACAACTGAACTAACCTACGATACTGAACCGGCATATTGGAAGCTTTCCAAATAGCAATTTTCTCAAAAGCTTCAATTGGCAGAACAAAATGAGCATTCGGAGGGTTACAATGTCCACCGCCATCAGGTTCAAATCCAAAATTCGGAGCACAAAAATTTGTCGCCGTAACAATAATCGAAGTACCCGGAATACACCATCGGAGTTCTTCAACACATCGAACTTCAAAGCAAGCTCCGCAAATCTGACCCTTTTCGAATAGCACAGTACTTAATCCAGCTGTAGATTTACCATACCCACTTCTCTCTAAATCACCATACCCGCACGCACCACCTACTACATCCCGCGGATCTGCGGGAGCGTAGTAGGTGGCCCGGCCCGGCCGCCACTCCAATTTGTGAGCGGCGGCCGTTGCGGTGGAGGAAGACGGTGACCAATTGTAGTGGGAGTGAGCTAGTGGAAGTGTTGTACACAGTGTGAATGTTAGTAATAATTGTAGCAGCATTTTTGATAGTACTGAGAATTTTGGGAATTGGGAAATTTTATCACTTCTctaccatattttttttttcttccggACCCGACTAATCATGCAAGATTCATGTAAGACGAAAACACCTCTAACATAGTTATTTCTGTGTCCAAAATTTAAACtcgaattttttttagttataatattttttattttctatacaATGTCGGGTATTCATATCGATATTAGAGAGATTTGAATTGACACCACATAAATTAATGTTTCCTtataggattttttttttccatagaAAGAATTTAAAACGCGAAGCATCTAATTAAATGTGTAGAATCCTATTCAGCTCATacaattcaaaaaatttaattattttaaaaaaaaatgttctctaataaaattattttattcgtTTTATGATGCTGCTTGGGATAGctacaatagaatttggagtGTAGATAAAATGGAGGACAATGGCATTGGGACCATGTTTCATAACTCAACCACAATTAGTACAATTAGGTTCTTCAtattaaatacaaatataagaTTTGAGACGAAGCTACTAAAATATAGGTACCGAATCCATAGATTTTTCTATAGCTCTGCCCTGCTATGGAGCACACTACATGCAAGTAATTGCAAACTAGTAGATTTATTCACtatgaagaagaaatatataTGTCAATTGAAATTAAGATAGAGGATACATATAATTGTGTGGGATCAAAATAACAAAGGGTTGAATCATAATTACAAGAATCTAAATTTGAGTATTCGGAGTTTCTAGAGCTCCTTGTAAGGCTCGTTGAAAAATTCGTTGTCGGACTAAATTGCGGAAACTAATAattacaattttttaatttagaatacattgaaaacaaataaaagtacactaaaatatgattttgatgACAATTGTCTCATATATTGAAGAAATTAATACTTAAAAAAGGCATAAAACTATGGAGAAAATAATCTTCTGCTAACTGATACTTCTTATAAGGTTAGAACTTTGAAACAACTTCGCCAATTTTGAAATGCTGAAATGTGAAAAAAGATTAAGCTCTAATTAGCATACAAGTGGACGTGCCGGAGTGGTTATCGGGCATGACTAGAAATCATGTGGGCTTTGCCCGCGCAGGTTCGAATCCTGCCGTCCACgactttttaaaattcttttttcattCTTATATTTACATCATATAAGCAAATAAACTAGAATTTCATGTTTTGTACTCCTTCCgtcccattttagttgtcaggtatactaaaaataattgcCTCAAATTAGTTGTCAATTTAAAcaattaattactttttttcaattatatccTTAATAATTAAGTTGTTTTTGAAATGTGAAAAAAGTTATTACTGTAACTCTATTCTATTAGTACCTTTTTTCAAAAGGTCATTTTAAAGCTAAAGACTACTTCTTTTTAAACTTTTGATATTTCTTGTCTATTATTCAATACAGAATACATCAATCTATGATATGTAatgtataaatttaataattcaTTAATAGAGACTAATTCTCATAATGATTGAAGAATATTTATAGTAGGATTTTATTAGTCAAATTGCATCacttattaatttttcttagaTGTTGTGCAAGATCTTATTCtgacaactaaaatgggacggagaaaatatcaaataactGTGATACAACATTTCCGAGCCCGAGGTTGCGCACATTTCGTGCCTTTCTAGTTTCAAAATTAGaacattttttcctttttgatatCGAAAGGAACGAGCCCAAGCACCTCTCACTTTTTTTAGGTAAAGAATCTATCTATCTACCTAGTTTTGATATAAATTTCCCTCAACACAATTTACAGATGTTTCATGAATTTCTTGATGGATAAGTTTGACGACTCAGTAGAATTGAGGAATTGAGTTTCTTGTCTGATAAATTTGATCTATAATTTGGACCGTCCACGCATTTTCTAAGTTTTCATTCTTATTTTAACATTACAAACAAATAAAACTAGAATTTCATGTTTTATCAATTAACAAATTCATTTATTACTTTGGACTGTTGCACAACAGTTTTTCTACCGtatgattttttctttctttccttttttctgaaaaatactattaaatttttttttttaagaaaagaaaaagaataatacGTGCCCACGACAATGACTAGAAACTTTTACTTTTCACTACATGCAACAATTACACATTCTTCAAATCAAATTTTCCTCCCGCTTCACCctgtcttctttttcttcttgtttcgATATTTGAATTCGTCTATTCGTATTgaaattcaattaaatttaaGTTTATATCGTAAAATCTCATATCAAAAGTAAAGCATCATACTATACAAGGTTCAAACCTGAAATTTCTAATTAAAGAAtatctataaaaaatatt
It contains:
- the LOC129896382 gene encoding expansin-A13-like — protein: MLLQLLLTFTLCTTLPLAHSHYNWSPSSSTATAAAHKLEWRPGRATYYAPADPRDVVGGACGYGDLERSGYGKSTAGLSTVLFEKGQICGACFEVRCVEELRWCIPGTSIIVTATNFCAPNFGFEPDGGGHCNPPNAHFVLPIEAFEKIAIWKASNMPVQYRRIKCRKEGGVRFTINGAGIFLSVLISNVAGAGDIVAAKVKGSRTGWLPMGRIWGQNWHISADLKNQPLSFEITSSDGVTLTSYNVAPKIWNFGQTFQGKQFES